In Natronoarchaeum philippinense, a single window of DNA contains:
- a CDS encoding ABC transporter ATP-binding protein, producing MTEYAITADGLTKRYGEDTAVDDLSLSIPQGTIYGFLGPNGAGKTTTMRMLVALTEPTAGTAEIAGVPITNRSQLTQRIGYLPADPPVFDELTAWEHLRHVARLHGMPDDRADDRIETLLDRFNLLADADRRIESYSTGMTKKVGIIATLFHDPDVVFLDEPTSGLDPRAARTVRDTVADLVTREMTVFLSTHILPIVDELADTIGVINDGTLVAEAPPAELKARADESRDLETAFLEVTDERDATAAERASQEASDAGTEEFQTNV from the coding sequence ATGACCGAGTATGCGATCACCGCCGACGGGCTCACGAAACGATACGGCGAGGACACCGCCGTCGACGACCTCTCCCTCTCGATTCCCCAGGGAACCATCTACGGATTTCTCGGACCGAACGGCGCCGGCAAGACGACGACGATGCGAATGCTGGTGGCTCTCACCGAACCCACGGCCGGAACCGCGGAGATTGCCGGGGTGCCGATCACGAACCGTTCGCAATTGACCCAGCGCATCGGCTATCTTCCGGCCGATCCGCCGGTCTTCGACGAACTGACCGCATGGGAACACCTCCGCCACGTCGCCCGCCTCCACGGCATGCCCGACGATCGGGCCGACGACCGGATCGAAACGCTGCTCGATCGGTTCAATCTCCTCGCTGACGCCGACAGACGCATCGAATCGTACTCGACGGGGATGACCAAGAAGGTCGGCATCATCGCAACGCTGTTTCACGACCCCGATGTCGTGTTCCTTGACGAGCCGACGAGCGGCCTCGATCCGCGTGCCGCACGGACCGTCCGTGACACCGTCGCCGATCTCGTCACGCGGGAGATGACCGTCTTCCTCTCGACGCACATCCTTCCGATCGTCGACGAACTCGCCGACACGATCGGTGTCATCAACGACGGCACGCTCGTCGCGGAGGCACCCCCGGCGGAGCTCAAAGCCCGCGCAGACGAATCGCGGGACCTCGAAACGGCCTTTCTGGAGGTCACCGACGAGCGGGACGCCACAGCAGCCGAGCGTGCATCGCAGGAGGCCAGTGACGCCGGTACGGAGGAGTTCCAGACGAATGTCTGA